In a single window of the Leopardus geoffroyi isolate Oge1 chromosome D2, O.geoffroyi_Oge1_pat1.0, whole genome shotgun sequence genome:
- the PYROXD2 gene encoding pyridine nucleotide-disulfide oxidoreductase domain-containing protein 2 isoform X7 produces MAASGRGLSWGIGASSCPAWRGAHWEARGRLKPEYDAVVIGAGHNGLVAAAYLQRLGVNTAVFERRPVIGGAAVTEEIIPGFKFSRASYLLSLLRPQIYTDLELKKHGLRLHLRNPYSFTPMLEEGTGNEVPRSLLLGTDMAENQKQIAQFSRRDAQAFPKYEAFMNRLALAIDPLLDAAPVDAEAFQKGSLLQRLKSLSTLKPLLQAGRMLGAQLPQYYQVLTAPITKVLDQWFESEPLKATLATDAVIGAMTSPHTPGSGYVLLHHVMGGLEGMQGAWGYVQGGMGALSDAITSSATAHGASVFTEKAVAKVQVSSEGHVQGVVLQDGSEVRSKVVLSNASPQVTFLKLTPQEWLPEEFVDRISRLDTQSPVTKINVHHLVAVDRLPDFLAAPNAPGGQPLPHHQCSIHLNCEDTLLLHRAFEDAMDGLPSHRPMIELCIPSSLDPTLAPPGCHVVSLFTQYTPYTLAGGKVWDEQERNAYADKVFDCIEAYAPGFKGSVVGRDILTPPDLERIFGLPGGVLLTFLSS; encoded by the exons GACACAATGGGCTGGTGGCT GCGGCGTACCTGCAGAGACTGGGGGTGAACACGGCAGTCTTCGAGAGACGCCCAGTGATTGGAGGTGCAGCTGTCACCGAGGAGATCATCCCAG GGTTTAAGTTCTCCCGAGCATCCTACCTTCTCAGCCTGCTGAGGCCACAGATTTACACCGACCTGGAGCTGAAG AAACACGGGCTGAGGCTTCATCTTCGGAACCCCTACTCCTTCACCCCAATGCTGGAAGAGGGCACAGGGAACGAGGTCCCCAGGTCCCTTCTTCTGGGCACAGACATGGCGGAAAACCAGAAGCAGATTGCCCAGTTCTCGCGGAGAGACGCGCAG GCCTTCCCCAAATATGAGGCATTCATGAATCGGTTGGCATTAGCCATAGACCCTCTGCTGGATGCAGCGCCGGTGGACGCAGAGGCCTTCCAGAAGGGTTCCCTGCTGCAAAGGCTCAAGTCGCTCTCCACCCTCAAACCCCTGCTGCAGGCAG GTCGCATGCTGGGAGCCCAGCTGCCCCAGTATTACCAGGTCCTCACAGCTCCAATTACAAAG GTGCTGGATCAGTGGTTTGAGTCCGAGCCTCTAAAAGCCACTCTGGCAACGGATGCTGTGATCGGAGCCATGACAAGTCCCCACACTCCGGGGAGTGG GTATGTGCTGCTACATCACGTGATGGGGGGCCTGGAGGGGATGCAAGGGGCCTGGGGCTATGTCCAGGGTGGCATGGGTGCCCTCTCTGATGCCATCACCAGCTCAGCCACTGCACATGGAGCAAGTGTCTTCACTGAAAAG GCAGTGGCCAAAGTGCAGGTGAGCAGCGAAGGGCACGTCCAAGGAGTGGTGCTGCAAGATGGCTCGGAGGTGAGAAGTAAGGTGGTGCTGTCCAACGCATCTCCACAGGTCACCTTCCTGAAGCTGACACCACAG GAATGGCTTCCTGAGGAGTTCGTGGACAGGATCTCCCGACTAGACACCCAGTCACCTGTTACCAAGATCAATG TCCATCACTTGG TGGCTGTCGACAGGCTGCCTGACTTCCTGGCAGCCCCCAATGCTCCCGGGGGCCAGCCACTGCCCCATCACCAGTGCTCCATCCACCTGAACTGTGAAGACACCCTCCTCCTCCACCGGGCCTTTGAAGATGCCATGGATGGCCTGCCTTCCCACAG GCCTATGATTGAGCTCTGCATCCCTTCCTCGCTGGACCCTACCCTGGCTCCCCCCGGCTGCCATGTTGTCTCGCTCTTCACACAGTACACTCCCTACACGCTGGCTGGAGGCAAGGTGTGGGATGAGCAGGAGAGAAACGCTTATGCAGACAAAG TGTTTGACTGCATCGAGGCCTACGCCCCTGGCTTCAAGGGCTCCGTGGTGGGCAGGGACATCCTCACACCGCCTGATCTGGAGAGAATTTTTGGGCTTCCTGGAGGG